From Coffea arabica cultivar ET-39 chromosome 2e, Coffea Arabica ET-39 HiFi, whole genome shotgun sequence, the proteins below share one genomic window:
- the LOC140036296 gene encoding uncharacterized protein, giving the protein MHSWWESISKARTRIHLLSTLLPETSSVLSFLADSDRPARSLLLSSAAYSSISSSLSSPSSGSDDDSLCLWLYDTFLSADSELHLVVLCYIPLVSSFYLSRIHSSSTTSAISPTPNLAGFEAVLLVLYSFEVKAHSGIPVLISIPDLSQPSLYHSSRNPPSNKSNPINNNPSSRPLVGVLSPPLEPQMAVKSTKRASIVGIALDCYYKKISQMPSWSVKSISDDFLLFCDKNRLSLKVKFLVVVLPQALARNTSNYTVTKYCN; this is encoded by the coding sequence ATGCACTCCTGGTGGGAGTCCATATCAAAAGCCCGCACTCGAATCCATCTCCTCTCCACTCTTCTCCCCGAAACCTCCTCAGTTCTCTCGTTCCTTGCCGACTCCGACCGCCCTGCCCGCTCCCTCCTCCTCTCTTCCGCCGCCTATTCCTCCATCTCATCTTCCCTCTCCTCCCCTTCATCCGGCTCCGACGACGACTCTCTTTGCCTGTGGCTATACGACACCTTCCTCTCCGCTGACTCCGAACTCCACCTCGTTGTCCTCTGCTATATCCCTCTCGTCTCCTCCTTCTATCTATCCCGCATCCACTCCTCCTCCACCACATCCGCTATCTCCCCCACCCCTAATCTCGCCGGCTTCGAAGCTGTCCTTCTTGTCCTCTACTCATTTGAAGTCAAGGCTCATTCGGGTATACCCGTGCTCATTTCAATCCCTGATCTCTCTCAACCTTCTCTTTATCACTCCTCTCGAAATCCCCCTTCGAATAAATCGAACCCCATTAACAATAACCCCTCGTCTCGGCCTCTAGTCGGCGTTCTATCGCCTCCTCTCGAACCCCAGATGGCGGTGAAGtctactaaacgagcttccattGTAGGCATTGCCCTTGATTGCTATTATAAGAAGATCTCGCAAATGCCCAGTTGGTCAGTAAAATCCATTAGTGATGACTTTTTACTTTTTTGTGACAAGAATAGATTGTCACTAAAggtcaaatttcttgtagtggtgCTACCACAAGCTCTAGCaagaaatacatcaaactacACAGTGACAAAATATTGTAACTGA